From a region of the Pecten maximus chromosome 18, xPecMax1.1, whole genome shotgun sequence genome:
- the LOC117317063 gene encoding pantetheinase-like, whose amino-acid sequence MSAKFLFFYLVLANIVAGLPFQNNNKTTFRAAVFEHAVTLFPPNSVVTRQKALGNMMLNLKEYKRQAELAGDQGVDILVFPENGIFGLGLSREDLAPYLENIIDPEKEVWNPCEDPQKHPNTEVQQYLSCLAKNNSLYIVANFGDRQPCDESLDPNCQVQYQLNTDVVYDKRGVFVAKYHKINLYFEKAFDFPPVDKAVTFDTPFGVFALAVCFDVLYYDPLVDLITNHGVRNVAFPTAWMDSLPFLAAIEFHSAFAAGLGVNFLAANINYPPKRFHGSGIYSPQGAKQFVYNDQEAAGKLLISDLPVIHKQDDVMPPPRTPTLNAPQMTEPIYRTKLHYDLYNITLLSGTSGHVTVCHRSICCQLNYIRDNTDEVFAFGAFDGLHGTTGRYYMYLQVCTLLKCSGNGSDSCGVRTKNSKTLFHSVHITGYNFTAHIYPEVLLTRNGSLALSVGRWKYNNGVLNAPTGFEAPLVATSLYGRLYSINDTNGRESWYPINRDKSDLHNSNHGQRREYCLICLIVTYLFTLTLAKLS is encoded by the exons atgtctGCAAAGTTCTTGTTCTTTTACCTTGTCCTCGCCAATATTGTTGCGGGATTACCgtttcaaaataataacaaaactaCGTTCCGTGCCGCCGTGTTTGAGCATGCGGTAACTCTTTTCCCGCCTAATTCTGTGGTGACAAGACAGAAAGCCCTTGGAAACATGATGCTGAATCTGAAGGAATACAAACGCCAAGCTGAACTAGCGGGGGATCAG GGCGTCGACATATTGGTATTCCCTGAGAATGGTATATTTGGACTTGGCCTTTCGAGAGAGGATTTAGCACCATATCTCGAAAATATCATTGACCCCGAAAAAGAAGTTTGGAATCCGTGCGAAGACCCACAAAAGCATCCAAACACAGAGGTCCAACAGTACCTTAGTTGTTTAGCTAAGAACAACTCGCTTTACATTGTCGCAAATTTCGGAGATCGCCAACCCTGTGATGAGTCGCTTGACCCAAATTGCCAAGTTCAGTACCAGTTGAACACTGATGTCGTATACGACAAGCGCGGTGTTTTCGTTGCCAAGTACCATAAAATTAATCTGTATTTCGAAAAGGCTTTCGACTTTCCGCCTGTTGATAAAGCAGTAACGTTTGACACTCCGTTCGGTGTATTTGCCTTGGCAGTTTGCTTTGACGTTCTTTATTATGACCCGCTCGTTGACCTGATTACCAACCACGGTGTACGCAATGTTGCATTTCCGACTGCTTGGATGGACTCGCTCCCTTTTCTGGCTGCCATAGAGTTTCACTCGGCGTTTGCAGCTGGCCTGGGTGTAAATTTCCTTGCTGCTAACATCAACTACCCTCCAAAGAGGTTTCACGGCAGTGGAATATACTCTCCACAGGGAGCGAAACAATTCGTTTACAACGACCAAGAAGCCGCTGGAAAATTACTTATAAGTGACCTACCCGTCATTCACAAACAAGACGATGTTATGCCCCCACCGCGGACACCGACGTTGAATGCGCCTCAGATGACAgaacctatatatagaacaaAATTACATTATGATCTATACAACATAACACTGCTTTCTGGAACCTCGGGTCATGTCACGGTGTGTCATAGGTCAATATGCTGCCAGCTGAACTACATCAGAGACAATACTGATGAGGTATTTGCATTCGGTGCCTTTGACGGCCTACATGGTACTACCGGGAGGTATTATATGTACCTACAGGTATGTACATTGCTCAAATGTTCCGGAAACGGAAGTGACAGCTGCGGAGTAAGAACTAAGAATTCTAAGACTTTGTTCCACAGTGTCCACATCACTGGCTACAATTTCACCGCTCACATCTACCCCGAAGTCCTCTTAACTCGAAATGGATCACTGGCGCTCTCCGTGGGGAGATGGAAGTATAACAATGGAGTACTTAACGCGCCGACTGGATTCGAGGCACCTCTGGTGGCAACGAGTTTATATGGAAGACTTTATTCCATTAATGACACCAACGGACGTGAATCCTGGTACCCAATAAATCGCGACAAGTCTGATCTTCACAATTCCAATCATGGTCAGCGTAGAGAGTATTGTTTGATATGTTTGATAGTGACGTATCTATTCACCTTAACGTTGGCTAAACTTTCGTAG